The Allochromatium tepidum genome has a window encoding:
- a CDS encoding DUF6858 family protein: MKPSLSFAEYPIYTLEIAREETPFDSVEAICGYFRACIESHRSAVFIAEFDHYAHTRSLPEGHIGEGIRAARNLVFCFGISLPKPELLACRPRSIGIAETDRGFLVTFMETPMPVANAVMEDWAMGLCKNRREAA; this comes from the coding sequence ATGAAGCCCTCACTCTCATTCGCCGAATATCCCATCTACACACTGGAGATTGCGCGCGAGGAGACGCCCTTCGATTCGGTCGAGGCCATCTGCGGTTATTTCCGTGCCTGCATCGAGTCACATCGCAGCGCGGTCTTCATCGCCGAGTTCGACCACTATGCCCATACCCGCTCGCTGCCCGAGGGGCACATCGGCGAGGGCATCCGCGCGGCCAGGAACCTGGTGTTCTGCTTCGGCATCTCGCTACCCAAGCCCGAGCTGCTCGCCTGTCGTCCGCGCTCGATCGGCATCGCCGAGACCGACCGGGGTTTCCTGGTCACCTTCATGGAAACACCCATGCCGGTGGCCAACGCCGTCATGGAGGACTGGGCCATGGGTCTGTGCAAGAACCGGCGCGAAGCGGCCTGA
- the cydB gene encoding cytochrome d ubiquinol oxidase subunit II — MILDYETLKFVWWALVGVLFIGFAVTDGLDMGVGALLPFLGQNDEERRVIINTVGPHWDGNQVWLITAGGAIFAAWPLVYATAFSGFYFAMLLALFALFFRPVGFDYRSKIADPRWRNAWDWGLFVGGAVPALVFGIAFGNLLQGVPFHLDELLRPYYSGSFFGLLNPFALLAGLISLGMLVMHGAIWLQLRTAEPIAGRAKVVAKKAGLATIVAFALAGVWLTIGVDGYKVVSMPALDATPNPLTKEVVRDGLGWLANYGAYPWTLLFPLLGFAGMGLAVLASMSDRPGWGLVAGSLGLTGIIVTAGAAMFPFIMPSSTNPNSSLIAWDAVSSHLTLTVMFWAAVIFVPLILAYTTWTYAKMWRRVTVEEIKAQDHLAY, encoded by the coding sequence ATGATTCTCGACTATGAAACGCTGAAGTTCGTCTGGTGGGCGCTGGTGGGCGTGCTCTTCATCGGCTTCGCCGTCACCGACGGGCTGGACATGGGCGTGGGCGCCCTGCTGCCCTTCCTCGGTCAGAACGACGAGGAGCGGCGCGTCATCATCAACACCGTCGGTCCGCACTGGGACGGCAATCAGGTGTGGCTGATCACGGCGGGCGGCGCCATCTTCGCCGCCTGGCCGCTGGTCTATGCCACGGCCTTCTCGGGCTTCTACTTCGCGATGCTCCTGGCGCTCTTTGCGCTCTTCTTCCGACCGGTCGGCTTCGACTACCGGAGCAAGATCGCCGATCCGCGCTGGCGCAATGCCTGGGACTGGGGGCTGTTCGTCGGCGGCGCGGTGCCGGCGCTGGTGTTCGGCATCGCCTTCGGCAATCTGCTCCAGGGCGTGCCCTTCCATCTCGACGAGCTGCTAAGGCCCTACTACAGCGGCAGCTTCTTCGGTCTGCTCAATCCGTTCGCCCTGCTGGCCGGACTGATCAGTCTCGGGATGCTGGTCATGCACGGGGCCATCTGGCTGCAACTGCGCACCGCCGAGCCGATCGCGGGTCGGGCCAAGGTGGTGGCCAAGAAGGCGGGTCTGGCGACCATCGTCGCCTTCGCCCTGGCCGGGGTCTGGCTGACGATCGGGGTGGACGGCTACAAGGTGGTCTCGATGCCGGCGCTGGATGCCACGCCCAATCCGCTGACCAAGGAGGTGGTGCGCGATGGACTCGGCTGGCTGGCCAACTATGGGGCCTATCCCTGGACGCTGCTGTTCCCGCTGCTGGGCTTCGCCGGAATGGGACTGGCGGTGCTGGCCTCGATGTCGGACCGGCCCGGCTGGGGTCTGGTCGCCGGCAGTCTGGGCCTGACCGGGATCATCGTCACGGCCGGCGCGGCCATGTTCCCCTTCATCATGCCGTCGAGCACCAATCCCAACAGTAGTCTGATCGCCTGGGACGCGGTGTCGAGCCATCTGACGCTGACGGTGATGTTCTGGGCGGCGGTGATCTTCGTGCCGCTGATCCTGGCCTACACCACCTGGACCTATGCCAAGATGTGGCGGCGGGTGACGGTGGAAGAAATCAAGGCCCAGGATCATCTCGCCTATTGA
- a CDS encoding response regulator — translation MHMARTMLSQILVSAGVARVIAVEDGRRALKSFIDAAPNLVLLDIDMPKLDGLSALKRIRGWSPGVFACLVSANSSLVNVQMAREYSVDGFVAKPYTPLNIQRILKRYPARVPRSPAGRPRVRSYCYFKTFLYTKSRLLLKTTECRSGFGSEQR, via the coding sequence ATGCACATGGCGCGCACCATGCTCAGTCAGATCCTGGTCAGCGCGGGCGTGGCGCGCGTCATCGCCGTCGAGGACGGTCGGCGAGCACTCAAGAGCTTCATCGATGCCGCGCCCAACCTGGTCTTGCTCGATATCGACATGCCCAAGCTCGACGGGCTCTCGGCCCTGAAACGGATCCGTGGCTGGTCGCCGGGTGTCTTCGCCTGTCTGGTCAGCGCCAACAGCAGTCTGGTGAATGTCCAGATGGCTCGTGAGTATTCCGTGGACGGTTTCGTGGCCAAGCCCTATACACCCCTGAACATCCAGCGCATCCTGAAGCGTTATCCGGCGCGCGTGCCGAGGTCGCCGGCGGGCAGGCCGCGTGTTCGTTCATATTGCTATTTTAAAACTTTCTTATATACTAAATCACGTTTGCTGCTGAAAACAACAGAATGCAGATCCGGATTCGGTTCTGAACAACGCTGA
- a CDS encoding efflux RND transporter periplasmic adaptor subunit, whose protein sequence is MPILIAMLVWPAVSNVWAAKPGGAPPATPVVVAETRVQPLSERVEALGTLQANESVAITSKVTETISVVHFDDNQRVRAGDPLVEMTSAEEHALLEEAGVRLREAERQYDRVRSLAARRSASESLLDERQRDLDTARALLAAIESRVADRFIKAPFDGVLGLRNVSQGALVTPGDLITTLDDDRLMKLDFSVSSVHLASLQPGLGIEATSSAFGARVFKGVVRGIDSRVDPVTRSVRVRAILPNPDFTLKPGLLMRVVLMLDPREALTVPEAAILHRGQEHFVLRLTEGESGPTTERLQIRIGTRIPGWVEVRDGLEPGDRVVTEGQEKIRPGQPIRLVAGPGSAPDDSTANRTDTTQNRMP, encoded by the coding sequence ATGCCGATACTGATAGCCATGCTGGTCTGGCCGGCCGTGTCGAACGTCTGGGCCGCCAAGCCCGGCGGAGCGCCGCCCGCCACGCCTGTGGTGGTGGCCGAGACGCGCGTCCAGCCGCTCAGCGAACGGGTCGAGGCCCTGGGCACGCTCCAGGCCAACGAGTCGGTCGCCATCACCTCCAAGGTGACGGAAACCATCTCGGTGGTGCACTTCGACGACAATCAGCGGGTGCGCGCCGGCGATCCGCTGGTCGAGATGACCAGCGCCGAGGAACATGCCCTGCTCGAAGAGGCCGGCGTGCGTCTGCGCGAGGCCGAACGTCAGTACGACCGCGTCCGCTCGCTGGCGGCCCGGCGCTCGGCATCCGAATCCCTGCTCGACGAGCGCCAGCGCGATCTCGACACCGCGCGCGCCCTGCTCGCCGCCATCGAATCGCGCGTGGCCGACCGCTTCATCAAGGCGCCCTTCGATGGCGTGCTGGGTCTGCGCAACGTCAGCCAGGGCGCGCTGGTGACGCCGGGCGACCTGATCACGACGCTCGACGACGACCGTCTGATGAAACTCGACTTCAGCGTCTCCAGCGTCCATCTCGCCTCGCTCCAGCCCGGACTGGGCATCGAGGCCACCAGTTCGGCCTTCGGCGCGCGCGTCTTCAAGGGCGTTGTGCGCGGCATCGACAGCCGGGTCGATCCGGTCACGCGCTCGGTGCGGGTGCGCGCCATCCTGCCCAATCCCGACTTCACGCTCAAACCCGGACTCCTGATGCGCGTGGTGCTGATGCTCGATCCGCGCGAGGCGCTCACCGTGCCCGAGGCGGCGATCCTGCATCGCGGACAGGAGCATTTCGTCCTGCGGCTGACGGAGGGCGAGTCGGGACCGACGACCGAACGGCTCCAGATCCGCATCGGCACACGGATTCCCGGCTGGGTCGAGGTCCGTGACGGGCTGGAACCCGGGGATCGCGTCGTCACCGAGGGGCAGGAGAAGATCCGCCCCGGCCAGCCGATCCGGCTCGTTGCCGGCCCCGGCTCTGCCCCCGACGACTCGACCGCGAACCGGACCGACACCACACAGAACCGGATGCCGTGA
- a CDS encoding cytochrome ubiquinol oxidase subunit I: protein MLDSTMVELSRWQFAITAMYHFLFVPLTLGLSWILVIMESVYVMTGREIYRDMTKFWGKLFGINFALGVTTGLTMEFQFGTNWAYYSHYVGDVFGAPLAIEGLMAFFLESTFIGLFFLGWERLSKRQHLTVTFLTALGSNLSALWILVANGWMQNPVGSEFSYETMRMEMTGFSELLLNPVAQVKFVHTVAAGYVTASMFVLGISAWYMLKGRDLAFAKRSFSVAVGFGLASILSVILLGDESGYEVGDVQKVKLAAIEAEWHTEPAPAAFTIYGRPNNEDETTHDAVKVPWLLGLIATRSLDTEVKGLKDLMREHEVRIRSGMIAYQYLERLRGGEDTPENRAVFEDHKKDLGYGLLLKRYTENPAEATEEQIQLAVKDSIPQVAPLFWTFRIMVGAGVWMLLLLVLGFYFNAKRVIEEKRRLLRLFLYSIPVPWIAAETGWFVAEFGRQPWAIGEVLPTSIAVSSLTANDILISLSGFILFYTLLFIIEMFLMFKFARLGPSSLHTGRYHHECDAGHAGGMAPATAPQKPLD from the coding sequence ATGCTCGACAGTACCATGGTCGAACTCTCGCGATGGCAATTCGCCATCACGGCGATGTATCACTTCCTCTTCGTTCCACTGACGCTCGGACTCTCCTGGATCCTCGTGATCATGGAGAGCGTCTATGTCATGACCGGCCGCGAGATCTACCGGGACATGACCAAGTTCTGGGGCAAGCTGTTCGGCATCAACTTCGCCCTGGGCGTCACCACCGGACTCACGATGGAGTTCCAGTTCGGCACCAACTGGGCCTATTACAGCCACTATGTCGGTGATGTCTTCGGCGCGCCCCTGGCCATCGAGGGCCTGATGGCCTTCTTCCTGGAGTCGACCTTCATCGGCCTGTTCTTCCTCGGCTGGGAGCGGCTCTCCAAGCGCCAGCACCTGACCGTCACCTTCCTGACCGCGCTCGGCTCCAACCTCTCGGCGCTCTGGATCCTGGTCGCCAACGGCTGGATGCAGAATCCGGTCGGCTCGGAGTTCAGCTACGAGACCATGCGCATGGAGATGACCGGCTTCAGCGAGCTGCTGCTCAATCCGGTCGCTCAGGTCAAGTTCGTGCACACGGTCGCCGCCGGCTATGTGACGGCCTCCATGTTCGTGCTCGGCATCAGCGCCTGGTACATGCTCAAGGGACGCGACCTGGCCTTCGCCAAGCGCTCGTTCTCGGTGGCGGTCGGCTTCGGTCTGGCCTCCATCCTCTCGGTCATCCTGCTCGGCGACGAGTCCGGCTACGAGGTCGGCGACGTGCAGAAGGTCAAGCTCGCGGCGATCGAGGCCGAATGGCACACCGAGCCGGCGCCCGCCGCCTTCACGATCTACGGACGCCCGAACAACGAGGACGAGACGACCCATGACGCCGTCAAGGTGCCCTGGCTGTTGGGACTCATCGCCACCCGCTCGCTCGACACCGAGGTCAAGGGTCTGAAGGATCTGATGCGCGAGCACGAGGTGCGCATCCGCAGCGGCATGATCGCCTATCAGTATCTGGAGCGTCTGCGCGGCGGCGAGGACACGCCCGAGAACCGCGCCGTCTTCGAGGACCACAAGAAGGATCTCGGCTATGGTCTGCTGCTCAAGCGCTATACCGAGAATCCGGCCGAGGCCACCGAGGAGCAGATCCAACTGGCGGTCAAGGACTCCATTCCCCAGGTCGCGCCGCTGTTCTGGACGTTCAGAATCATGGTCGGGGCCGGGGTCTGGATGCTGCTGCTCCTGGTGCTGGGTTTCTACTTCAACGCCAAGCGCGTCATCGAGGAGAAACGCCGGCTGCTGCGTCTCTTCCTCTACAGCATCCCGGTGCCCTGGATCGCCGCCGAGACCGGCTGGTTCGTCGCCGAGTTCGGACGCCAACCCTGGGCCATCGGCGAGGTGCTGCCGACCTCGATCGCCGTCTCCAGCCTGACGGCCAACGACATCCTGATAAGCCTGTCGGGCTTCATCCTCTTCTACACGCTGCTGTTCATCATCGAGATGTTTCTGATGTTCAAGTTCGCGCGTCTGGGTCCGAGTTCGCTGCACACCGGACGCTATCATCACGAGTGCGACGCCGGTCACGCGGGCGGCATGGCTCCGGCCACGGCTCCGCAGAAACCGCTCGACTAG
- a CDS encoding Crp/Fnr family transcriptional regulator: protein MTKTVSLREAWSGEANCLDCALRTSVLFSGLQEADFAHIHEPIDQFTLKPGAHLYLAGDTGEYLFTVRSGMLKLVQYLPDGSQRIVRVVRSTDVLGLESLLDDRYQHDAIALHITEVCRFPARLVRELGRVNPTLHHELMARWQRALTEADAWLTELSTGSARQRVARLLLRLVRDRETSECPLFSREDMGAMLGVTTETASRTIAEFKRQSLLVETAPNLFLLDIPNLRRLAED, encoded by the coding sequence ATGACGAAAACAGTCTCTCTTCGTGAGGCCTGGTCCGGCGAGGCCAATTGTCTCGATTGCGCGCTACGGACCTCGGTGCTCTTCTCCGGCCTGCAGGAAGCGGACTTCGCACACATCCATGAGCCGATCGACCAATTCACGCTCAAACCGGGCGCGCATCTCTATCTCGCGGGCGACACGGGCGAGTACCTGTTCACCGTCCGCTCCGGGATGCTGAAGCTGGTTCAGTATCTGCCCGACGGCAGCCAGCGCATCGTGCGCGTCGTCCGCTCCACCGATGTGCTGGGTCTGGAATCGCTGCTCGACGATCGCTATCAGCACGACGCCATCGCCCTGCACATCACCGAGGTCTGCCGTTTCCCGGCACGTCTGGTACGCGAACTCGGGCGTGTCAATCCGACCCTGCACCACGAACTCATGGCCCGCTGGCAGCGCGCCCTGACCGAGGCCGATGCCTGGCTGACCGAACTCTCGACCGGCTCGGCGCGTCAGCGCGTGGCGCGGCTGCTGCTGCGTCTGGTGCGCGACCGCGAGACCAGCGAGTGTCCGCTGTTCAGCCGCGAGGACATGGGCGCCATGCTCGGCGTCACCACCGAGACGGCCAGCCGCACCATCGCCGAGTTCAAGCGTCAGAGTCTCCTGGTCGAAACCGCGCCCAATCTCTTCCTGCTCGACATCCCCAATCTGCGACGGCTGGCGGAGGATTGA
- the cydX gene encoding cytochrome bd-I oxidase subunit CydX: MWYFSWILGVLLALAFGIINTLWYESDQCRSTADDERSY, translated from the coding sequence ATGTGGTACTTCTCCTGGATACTCGGCGTCCTGCTGGCGCTGGCCTTCGGCATCATCAATACGCTCTGGTATGAGTCCGACCAGTGCCGGAGCACGGCCGACGACGAGCGATCCTACTGA
- a CDS encoding OmpA family protein: MTRLNARTLVLSGVAAALISGCAADGSGLTETGRGAAIGTTAGAATGALIGSLSGDAGKGALIGAVGGALLGTMVGSYMEEQQRDFERQLAPEIAGGIIRVQRLPDHQLLVGMTGATAFEVDSDRIQPSFYSTLDKIATIVRKYGKTQLAVSGHTDSTGSAAHNQMLSERRAASVGYYLERSGVLPQRIYSAGYGMNQPIASNATEEGRRLNRRVDIVIIPITQG; encoded by the coding sequence ATGACTCGACTGAACGCCAGGACACTGGTTCTCTCCGGCGTAGCCGCCGCTCTCATCAGCGGCTGTGCGGCCGATGGCTCGGGCCTGACCGAGACCGGGCGCGGTGCCGCCATCGGCACCACGGCGGGCGCGGCGACCGGCGCCCTCATCGGCTCGCTGAGCGGCGACGCGGGCAAGGGGGCGCTGATCGGCGCCGTCGGCGGTGCGCTGCTGGGGACCATGGTCGGCTCCTACATGGAGGAACAGCAGCGCGACTTCGAGCGCCAGCTCGCCCCTGAGATCGCCGGCGGCATCATTCGCGTGCAGAGGCTTCCGGATCATCAGCTCCTCGTCGGCATGACCGGCGCGACGGCCTTCGAGGTCGATTCCGATCGCATCCAGCCGAGTTTCTACAGCACGCTCGACAAGATCGCGACCATCGTGCGCAAGTACGGCAAGACCCAGCTCGCCGTTTCGGGTCATACCGACAGCACGGGATCGGCGGCCCACAATCAGATGCTCTCCGAGCGGCGCGCCGCCTCGGTCGGGTATTATCTGGAGCGCAGCGGCGTGCTGCCGCAGCGCATCTATTCGGCCGGCTACGGCATGAACCAGCCCATCGCCAGCAACGCGACCGAGGAGGGGCGGCGACTCAACCGGCGGGTCGATATCGTCATCATACCGATCACCCAGGGGTGA
- a CDS encoding NifB/NifX family molybdenum-iron cluster-binding protein, which translates to MRIAVTSQNFRTITGHAGKTRRFLILEADARGEPVEIERLDLPAGLSLHDHHGDDHPLFTRGLDAILTQSAGQGFRTRMARYGIAVHATSATDPMSAAADLAAGRPLPAPAPHDDDHGHGHGHGHGHGHGQTGGA; encoded by the coding sequence ATGCGCATCGCCGTCACCAGTCAGAATTTCCGCACCATCACCGGACACGCCGGCAAGACCCGGCGCTTCCTCATCCTGGAGGCCGACGCCCGGGGCGAGCCGGTCGAGATCGAGCGCCTGGATCTGCCCGCCGGACTCTCGCTGCACGATCATCACGGCGACGATCATCCGCTGTTCACACGCGGACTCGATGCCATCCTGACCCAGAGCGCCGGCCAAGGTTTCCGCACCCGGATGGCCCGCTACGGTATCGCGGTCCATGCCACCAGCGCCACGGATCCCATGAGCGCGGCGGCCGATCTCGCCGCCGGCCGCCCGCTTCCGGCGCCGGCCCCGCACGACGACGATCATGGGCATGGGCATGGGCATGGGCATGGACACGGGCATGGACAGACCGGCGGAGCCTAG
- a CDS encoding DUF1841 family protein, with protein sequence MFSTDRQTHRRIFLEAWRKANAQEPLEPLESQLVELMRRHPEYRPFLEGGERALDQDFPPEPGRTNPFLHLGLHLAILEQISLDQPRGIRDRYQRLLARLGDPHQVEHAIMECLAESLWRVQHHRLPFDEAGYLDCIARLERQGY encoded by the coding sequence ATGTTCAGCACCGACCGACAGACACACCGCCGGATCTTTCTCGAAGCCTGGCGCAAGGCCAATGCCCAGGAGCCGCTTGAGCCGCTCGAATCCCAGCTCGTCGAGCTCATGCGCCGTCATCCGGAATATCGGCCGTTCCTGGAGGGCGGCGAGCGCGCGCTCGACCAGGACTTTCCGCCCGAGCCGGGTCGGACCAACCCCTTCCTGCATCTGGGGCTGCATCTGGCCATCCTCGAACAGATCAGCCTCGATCAGCCGCGCGGCATCCGTGACCGCTATCAGCGTCTGCTCGCCCGGCTCGGCGATCCGCATCAGGTCGAGCACGCGATCATGGAGTGTCTGGCCGAGTCGCTCTGGCGCGTCCAGCACCATCGCCTGCCCTTCGACGAAGCGGGCTATCTCGACTGCATCGCCCGTCTGGAGCGCCAAGGCTACTAG
- a CDS encoding host attachment protein, with translation MPTWILVADNSRARLFAAEKAADQTPEAIRKHLPDFL, from the coding sequence ATGCCCACCTGGATCCTGGTCGCGGACAACAGCCGCGCACGCCTCTTCGCCGCCGAAAAGGCCGCCGACCAGACACCCGAGGCGATCCGCAAGCATCTGCCGGATTTCCTCTGA
- the nth gene encoding endonuclease III, producing the protein MNAEKRHRIFARLRDANPDPRTELVYRTPFELLIAVMLSAQATDRSVNQATAGLFACADTPEAILALGEDGLKSHIRTIGLFNTKARHILQTCALLIERHDGAVPRDRAALEALPGVGRKTANVILNTAFGEPTMAVDTHIFRVANRTGLAPGKTPAAVEQGLLDRVPDEFLQDAHHWLILHGRYVCTARKPRCPECLIADLCDYPDKTPSN; encoded by the coding sequence ATGAATGCCGAAAAACGCCATCGAATCTTCGCCCGTCTGCGCGACGCCAATCCGGATCCCAGAACCGAGCTGGTCTATCGCACGCCCTTCGAGCTGCTGATCGCCGTGATGCTCTCGGCCCAGGCCACCGACAGGAGCGTCAACCAGGCCACGGCCGGACTCTTCGCGTGCGCCGACACGCCCGAGGCGATCCTGGCGCTCGGCGAGGACGGACTCAAGTCCCACATCCGAACCATCGGTCTGTTCAACACCAAGGCGCGCCACATCCTCCAGACCTGCGCGCTCCTGATCGAGCGTCACGACGGCGCGGTTCCGCGCGATCGGGCGGCCCTGGAGGCACTGCCCGGCGTCGGCCGCAAGACCGCCAACGTCATCCTCAATACCGCCTTCGGCGAGCCGACCATGGCGGTCGACACCCATATCTTCCGGGTCGCCAATCGCACCGGACTGGCGCCGGGCAAGACGCCGGCGGCGGTCGAGCAGGGGCTTCTGGATCGGGTGCCGGACGAGTTCCTGCAAGATGCCCATCACTGGCTGATCCTGCACGGACGCTATGTCTGCACCGCGCGCAAACCGCGCTGTCCTGAGTGCCTCATCGCCGATCTGTGCGACTATCCCGACAAGACCCCATCCAACTGA
- a CDS encoding lytic transglycosylase domain-containing protein → MKQTLIARCSFALLVLLVPLSVFAEIEAATEAGAESAASRVVEPVRPALPTPPNRPRPSRAEVRAMIPEVARRHGVEEALVRAVVAAESNYDAHAVSHAGAVGLMQLMPPTAADYGVTSLEALFDPRINLDTGTRHLKRLLHKYNDDYGRVIMAYNAGEGVVDRTNSQVTYLETLNYTEAVIRHYRRHGGTAPTQAALAQVQTLRGVRNTGQARRLLKKYLDPSLLSLKVKPTLDVRYLNPALHDVGPESKPMFELDTTVIR, encoded by the coding sequence ATGAAGCAAACACTTATTGCCCGCTGTTCGTTCGCGCTGCTCGTACTTCTGGTTCCGCTGTCCGTTTTCGCCGAGATCGAGGCGGCGACCGAAGCCGGCGCTGAATCGGCGGCTTCGCGCGTGGTCGAACCCGTGCGTCCGGCCTTGCCGACACCGCCGAACCGGCCGCGCCCGAGCCGCGCCGAGGTCCGGGCCATGATCCCGGAGGTGGCGCGCCGCCACGGCGTCGAGGAGGCGCTGGTGCGCGCCGTGGTGGCCGCCGAGTCGAACTATGACGCCCATGCCGTCTCGCATGCCGGCGCCGTGGGCCTGATGCAGCTCATGCCGCCGACCGCCGCCGACTATGGCGTCACCTCACTGGAGGCGCTGTTCGATCCCCGGATCAATCTCGATACCGGCACCCGCCATCTCAAGCGTCTGCTGCACAAGTACAATGACGACTACGGGCGCGTCATCATGGCCTACAACGCGGGCGAGGGCGTGGTCGATCGCACCAACAGCCAGGTCACCTATCTGGAGACGCTCAACTATACCGAGGCCGTCATCCGTCACTATCGACGCCATGGCGGGACGGCGCCCACTCAGGCCGCGCTCGCCCAGGTGCAGACGTTGCGCGGCGTGCGCAATACGGGACAGGCCCGGCGTCTGTTGAAAAAATATCTCGACCCATCACTCTTGTCGCTCAAGGTCAAGCCGACACTGGACGTGCGCTATCTCAATCCGGCCCTCCACGACGTCGGTCCCGAGAGCAAGCCCATGTTTGAACTGGATACGACCGTCATTCGTTGA